A single genomic interval of Terriglobales bacterium harbors:
- a CDS encoding 4Fe-4S dicluster domain-containing protein: protein MARLGMVIDLKRCIGCNACTVACKQENGTPAGVHFARVITREVGTYPQTRRTFLPVLCNHCEDAPCAQACPSGATHIRADGIVMVDKDVCIGCRACAVACPYMNRHYIERGLLEHGYSGDGVSPMEAVKFTEFEEGTMTKCTLCAPRVDQGLEPACVVTCPTEARIFGDLEQQDGRLRRLIRERNGWTLLPEAETKPSVYYLDE from the coding sequence ATGGCCAGACTGGGAATGGTGATCGACCTCAAGCGCTGCATCGGCTGCAACGCTTGCACCGTAGCCTGCAAGCAGGAGAACGGGACGCCCGCCGGTGTCCACTTCGCTCGCGTCATCACCCGCGAAGTGGGTACCTACCCGCAGACCCGGCGCACCTTCCTGCCCGTGCTGTGCAACCACTGCGAGGACGCGCCTTGTGCCCAGGCCTGTCCCAGCGGCGCCACACATATCCGTGCCGACGGCATCGTCATGGTGGACAAGGACGTCTGCATCGGCTGCCGCGCCTGCGCCGTGGCCTGCCCTTACATGAACCGGCACTACATCGAGCGCGGCCTGCTGGAGCATGGCTACAGCGGCGACGGCGTGAGCCCCATGGAAGCGGTGAAGTTCACGGAGTTCGAAGAAGGCACCATGACCAAGTGCACGCTCTGCGCACCTCGCGTGGACCAGGGTCTGGAGCCCGCTTGCGTAGTCACCTGTCCGACCGAGGCCCGCATCTTTGGCGACTTGGAGCAACAAGACGGTCGCCTGCGGCGTTTGATTCGTGAACGCAACGGCTGGACGCTGCTGCCCGAGGCCGAAACCAAACCCAGTGTGTACTACCTGGACGAATAG
- a CDS encoding MoaD/ThiS family protein, with translation MPTIDVAALGTARKLLGFSKRTVPFEQGTVADLLRSLATTDGSNLYANLTCEGRLRGDFAVLVDGFSLKPDQLERPLQGGEQVVTMAILRHLHGG, from the coding sequence ATGCCCACGATTGATGTCGCCGCGCTGGGCACGGCGCGCAAGCTGCTTGGCTTCTCCAAGCGCACCGTCCCCTTCGAGCAGGGCACCGTGGCGGACCTGCTTCGTTCACTCGCCACCACCGACGGGAGCAACCTCTATGCCAACCTCACCTGCGAAGGCAGGCTGCGTGGCGATTTCGCCGTCCTGGTGGACGGCTTCAGCCTCAAACCCGACCAGCTCGAACGCCCGCTGCAGGGCGGCGAGCAGGTTGTGACCATGGCGATCCTGCGCCATCTGCACGGCGGCTAA
- a CDS encoding molybdopterin-dependent oxidoreductase, with amino-acid sequence MATSASAYQGNWVPSTCGMCLHGCGIKVLVKDGVALKIEGDPTNPDNLGKLCPKGNAGLSRLYDSARVLHPMKRTNPKKGPGEDPGWVKISWEEAFEITARELGKIRADDPRKLLCAIGDFQRILLWGWPAVFGSPNFFTSLGNYCGGSYHPVNGSVDGSFAAINDYERCNYWIQIGSGDGFSSHLHVSGSSKRMADARMRGMRLVVLDPRNSVAAAKANEWVPILPGTDRAFVLGMAHVLIHELNRFDREFLRDRTNAPYLVQDDGHLFRGEDGKAQVWDTRIGAPAAWDFVPPEAMTLEGVFLVDGRRYRTGFQLWKNILVNYTPERMSEVTTVPAATIRRIAREFVDAAQIGSTIEIEGKTYPFRPAALNYYRGSQSHANGLFDNLTYKMFNMLVGNLDVPGGHLGVPLDHRGFFVSPGEDGMLKPEPHQLHPAPPFKYPPDSTHLMEWFPIGFDAGQLNTETLLEPERFGLQYHPEAMLLYHSNPLWNMPETDKVERIMRRMKFVVAIDIHRTESTEWADIFLPDQTFLESTLLNCLEPPVVTGHSVRQPVVQPLGDTKDAYEILTELAERLGFRDDWNDLLNVVCGFTQKPQYLLDPEQRYSVEELWDRYARSIYGDDRGLEWFKQNGHAVRPRTADETFMPYGNLRVPFYFEFIQRTGEDLRKKMEEAGIKDWPFDNYKSLPFWKPSPVIEDGARGYPFYAITFKEVLHTFADTMVMPWLTEVSEKDAVHGGILINAQTAAKFGIRTGTRIRLTSPASWIEGVAQVVEGIHPQVLGVSNAITREFVTNREVRVKGSHFNRLLTGSMRYTDNATGGLESTARVRLEIAPKWGQEARHAHD; translated from the coding sequence ATGGCAACCTCGGCTTCTGCATATCAGGGCAACTGGGTTCCCAGCACTTGCGGCATGTGTCTGCACGGCTGCGGCATCAAGGTGCTGGTGAAGGACGGTGTCGCGCTCAAGATCGAGGGCGACCCCACCAATCCCGACAACCTCGGCAAGCTGTGTCCCAAGGGCAACGCCGGGTTGTCGCGCCTTTATGACTCGGCGCGCGTCCTTCACCCCATGAAGCGCACCAATCCCAAAAAGGGACCGGGCGAGGATCCCGGCTGGGTCAAGATCTCCTGGGAAGAAGCCTTCGAGATCACCGCCCGCGAACTGGGCAAGATCCGCGCCGACGACCCGCGCAAGCTGCTGTGCGCCATCGGTGACTTTCAGCGCATCCTGCTCTGGGGATGGCCGGCAGTGTTCGGCTCGCCCAATTTCTTCACCTCGCTGGGGAACTACTGCGGCGGCTCCTACCACCCGGTCAACGGATCCGTGGATGGTTCTTTCGCCGCCATCAACGACTACGAGCGCTGCAACTACTGGATCCAGATCGGCTCCGGCGACGGTTTCTCCTCACACCTGCACGTTTCCGGCAGCTCCAAGCGCATGGCCGACGCCCGCATGCGCGGCATGAGGCTGGTAGTGCTCGACCCGCGCAACTCGGTGGCGGCCGCCAAGGCCAACGAGTGGGTTCCCATTCTGCCGGGCACGGACCGCGCCTTTGTGCTGGGCATGGCGCACGTGCTGATTCACGAACTGAACCGCTTCGACCGCGAATTCCTGCGCGACCGCACGAACGCGCCGTATCTGGTGCAGGACGATGGCCACCTTTTCCGCGGCGAGGACGGCAAGGCCCAGGTCTGGGACACGCGCATCGGCGCCCCCGCAGCCTGGGACTTTGTTCCTCCGGAAGCCATGACGCTCGAAGGGGTGTTCCTGGTGGATGGCCGTCGCTATCGCACCGGCTTTCAACTCTGGAAGAACATCCTGGTGAACTACACCCCCGAGCGCATGAGCGAGGTCACCACCGTGCCGGCGGCTACCATCCGCCGCATCGCCCGCGAGTTCGTGGACGCGGCCCAGATCGGCTCGACCATCGAGATCGAAGGCAAGACGTATCCCTTCCGCCCGGCGGCGCTCAACTACTACCGCGGCTCGCAATCGCACGCCAACGGCCTGTTCGACAACCTGACCTACAAAATGTTCAACATGCTGGTGGGCAATCTGGATGTCCCGGGAGGCCACCTGGGCGTGCCGCTGGACCATCGCGGTTTCTTCGTCAGCCCGGGCGAGGACGGCATGCTGAAGCCGGAGCCGCATCAGCTCCACCCGGCCCCGCCGTTCAAGTACCCGCCGGACTCGACGCACCTGATGGAGTGGTTCCCCATCGGCTTCGACGCCGGCCAGCTCAATACCGAAACCTTGCTGGAGCCGGAGCGGTTCGGCCTGCAGTACCACCCCGAGGCCATGCTGCTGTATCACTCCAACCCGCTGTGGAACATGCCCGAGACAGACAAGGTGGAGCGGATCATGCGTCGCATGAAGTTCGTGGTCGCTATCGACATCCACCGCACTGAATCTACCGAGTGGGCCGACATCTTCCTGCCCGACCAGACGTTCCTGGAGTCCACACTGCTGAATTGCCTGGAGCCGCCGGTCGTGACCGGGCACTCCGTGCGCCAGCCCGTGGTCCAGCCGCTGGGTGACACCAAGGACGCCTACGAGATCCTCACCGAACTGGCGGAGCGCCTGGGCTTCCGCGACGACTGGAACGACCTGCTCAACGTGGTCTGCGGCTTCACCCAGAAGCCGCAATACCTGCTCGACCCCGAGCAGCGCTACAGCGTCGAGGAACTTTGGGACCGCTACGCGCGCTCCATCTATGGCGACGACCGCGGCCTGGAATGGTTCAAGCAGAACGGCCACGCCGTCCGTCCTCGCACCGCCGATGAGACCTTCATGCCATACGGCAATCTGCGCGTGCCTTTCTACTTCGAGTTCATCCAGCGCACGGGCGAAGACCTGCGCAAGAAGATGGAAGAGGCCGGCATCAAGGATTGGCCGTTCGACAACTACAAGTCCCTGCCCTTCTGGAAACCGTCGCCGGTCATCGAGGACGGCGCCCGCGGCTATCCCTTCTACGCCATCACCTTCAAGGAGGTGCTGCACACCTTCGCCGACACCATGGTGATGCCCTGGCTCACCGAGGTCAGCGAGAAGGACGCGGTGCACGGAGGCATCCTGATCAACGCCCAGACCGCGGCCAAGTTCGGCATTCGCACCGGGACCCGCATCCGCCTCACTTCGCCGGCAAGCTGGATCGAGGGCGTGGCCCAGGTGGTCGAAGGCATCCACCCGCAGGTGCTGGGAGTCAGCAACGCCATCACCCGCGAGTTCGTCACCAATCGTGAGGTGCGTGTGAAGGGCAGCCACTTCAACCGGTTGCTTACCGGCTCCATGCGCTACACCGACAATGCCACCGGCGGCCTGGAATCCACCGCACGTGTACGTTTGGAGATTGCTCCCAAGTGGGGGCAGGAGGCTCGCCATGCCCACGATTGA
- a CDS encoding 2-oxoacid:acceptor oxidoreductase family protein encodes MSLLKEVILPRPPSPKTEPPYPGIRTTADGSGAVVWVESHISQGACAYPITPSTPMGDGFAQEFANGTKNLWNEPLQFLEPESEHSSATACEGFALAGGRVANFTSGQGLILMKEVLYVIAGKRLPVVFHIGARALTSHSLNVHCGHDDVMGVADCGWGMLFGRNAQEAADLALIARRVAEASETPFLNVQDGFLTTHTLETVNLPEPELMREFVGAPATRVRNLFDPLHPLLSGPVQNQDSYMKGKVAQRSFYERVAPELAAAMREYSNLTGREYGFVQPYRMDDAEYALVGMGSMMETAEATVDHLRSRGLRVGAITVVSFRPFPARELAELLFPCSAFAVIERADIPLAESNPLTAEIKAALADAQMGAGEFARLPMPLAYSGVAGLGGRDIRPGHFVAAVEAMVERDPRRRFVLGVRHPDALEVTADPDVRPAGSYSLRGHSVGGFGSVTTNKVLASVASELFGVYAQAFPKYGSEKKGLPTNYFLTLANQPIRLHAELNTVEFVAIQDQNAFLNSDPLAGLQRGGTVLVQSSLPPDEVWRWLPAETRRTIRERGLKLYALDALRIARESASRADLQVRMQGIVLLGAFLRLTPFREDAGLTEEQLITALRRPMEKYFGKRGEKVVADNLAAASRGYREVVEVVPPAEDKETAAAALPVHHPQWRCPSAPDVVAPEFCDRVVAGYNRGREQDLEADEYVARSFMPPSSAVLRSFRNLAPEIPVLTAANCVGCMDCVNQCPDTAILAKAVLPSALEEKLARVERPDLRSDLRARFVQTSKYFELPQKRGEQGGLFAIFVDPDKCKGCGECVVACGSHDALRMSPKQDLAIESYDLAMDLYHALPETPARLLNEKALGDMMLASRALLYAGGAGSCMGCGEATALRLMLAATGFVYGADQIGIVAATGCNTVYGSTYPFNPFAVPWTNSLFENAPADAMGVRLRWDQEGHHKRRLWVVGGDGAMFDIGLQSLSRMLSSGMDIKVLVLDTQVYSNTGGQTSTATFTSQDAKMAAVGKAQPGKRERRKELAQVLLAHPNVFVAQSTPAHLNHFYKAVMAANEFPGPAVVIAYATCQPEHGVPDDQAMTHAKMAVESRAFPLLMHDPRSGERIRERLSLRGNPAMKEDWPTDPKTDQPFNFVSFARTEGRFARHFDAEGRPDEQLLLAQQDRLENWRRLQEMAGLR; translated from the coding sequence ATGTCGCTGCTGAAGGAAGTCATCCTCCCACGACCCCCATCCCCCAAAACAGAGCCGCCTTACCCGGGCATTCGCACGACCGCGGATGGCTCGGGAGCGGTGGTTTGGGTGGAGTCGCACATCTCCCAGGGGGCATGCGCCTATCCCATCACCCCCTCCACCCCCATGGGGGACGGATTCGCCCAGGAATTCGCCAACGGCACCAAGAACCTTTGGAATGAGCCCCTGCAGTTTCTGGAGCCCGAGTCCGAGCACAGCTCGGCGACGGCTTGCGAGGGCTTTGCGCTGGCGGGCGGGCGGGTGGCCAATTTCACCTCCGGCCAGGGCCTGATCCTCATGAAGGAGGTGTTGTACGTCATCGCCGGGAAGCGACTGCCGGTCGTGTTCCACATCGGAGCGCGGGCGTTGACTTCGCATTCGTTGAATGTGCACTGCGGGCACGACGACGTCATGGGCGTGGCCGATTGCGGCTGGGGCATGCTCTTCGGGCGTAACGCCCAGGAAGCCGCCGACCTGGCCTTGATCGCGCGCCGCGTCGCGGAAGCCAGCGAGACTCCCTTCCTGAACGTGCAGGACGGTTTCCTTACCACGCACACCCTGGAGACCGTGAACCTGCCTGAGCCGGAACTGATGCGCGAGTTCGTGGGCGCGCCGGCAACGCGCGTACGCAATCTCTTCGACCCGCTGCATCCGCTGCTGAGCGGCCCGGTACAGAACCAGGACAGCTACATGAAGGGCAAGGTGGCACAGCGCTCCTTCTACGAACGGGTGGCTCCGGAGCTGGCTGCGGCCATGCGTGAGTACTCGAACCTGACGGGACGCGAGTACGGGTTCGTCCAGCCCTACCGCATGGACGACGCGGAGTACGCGCTGGTCGGCATGGGCTCGATGATGGAGACCGCCGAAGCCACCGTCGATCACCTGCGGAGCCGCGGGCTGCGTGTGGGAGCGATCACCGTGGTCAGCTTTCGTCCTTTTCCCGCCCGCGAACTCGCCGAACTGCTCTTCCCATGCAGCGCCTTTGCCGTGATCGAGCGCGCCGACATTCCGCTGGCGGAATCCAATCCCCTCACCGCGGAGATCAAGGCGGCCTTGGCAGACGCGCAGATGGGCGCCGGTGAATTCGCCCGCCTGCCCATGCCCTTGGCTTATTCCGGCGTCGCCGGACTGGGGGGCCGCGACATCCGTCCGGGACATTTTGTGGCTGCCGTCGAAGCCATGGTCGAACGCGACCCGCGCCGCCGCTTCGTGCTGGGTGTCAGGCATCCGGATGCGCTGGAAGTGACCGCCGACCCGGACGTGCGACCGGCGGGTTCGTACTCGTTGCGTGGCCACTCCGTCGGCGGCTTCGGATCGGTGACCACGAACAAGGTGCTGGCCTCGGTAGCCTCCGAGCTTTTTGGGGTGTATGCACAGGCTTTCCCCAAGTACGGCTCGGAGAAAAAGGGTCTGCCGACCAACTATTTCCTCACCCTGGCCAACCAGCCCATCCGGCTGCACGCCGAGCTGAACACGGTGGAGTTCGTCGCCATCCAGGACCAGAACGCGTTCCTGAACTCGGACCCGTTGGCGGGATTGCAGAGGGGCGGCACAGTGCTGGTGCAGTCCAGCCTTCCGCCGGATGAAGTGTGGCGCTGGTTGCCGGCGGAGACACGCCGCACCATCCGTGAGCGCGGACTGAAGCTCTACGCGCTGGACGCGCTGCGCATCGCGCGCGAATCCGCCAGCCGCGCTGACCTGCAGGTGCGCATGCAGGGCATCGTGCTGCTGGGCGCATTTCTGCGCCTGACGCCGTTCCGCGAGGACGCCGGGCTGACCGAGGAACAATTGATCACCGCACTGCGCCGCCCAATGGAAAAATACTTCGGCAAGCGGGGCGAGAAAGTGGTGGCCGACAACCTGGCGGCAGCCAGCCGCGGATATCGCGAAGTGGTCGAAGTCGTGCCTCCGGCAGAAGACAAGGAAACCGCCGCCGCCGCGCTTCCCGTGCATCACCCCCAGTGGCGCTGCCCGTCCGCGCCGGACGTGGTGGCGCCCGAGTTCTGTGACCGCGTGGTAGCCGGCTACAACCGCGGGCGCGAGCAGGATCTGGAAGCCGATGAGTACGTGGCGCGCAGTTTCATGCCGCCCTCCAGCGCCGTCCTGCGCAGTTTCCGTAACCTGGCGCCGGAGATTCCCGTGCTGACCGCCGCGAACTGCGTGGGCTGCATGGACTGCGTCAACCAGTGTCCGGACACGGCCATCCTGGCCAAGGCAGTGCTGCCGTCCGCATTGGAGGAAAAGCTGGCGCGGGTGGAACGTCCGGACCTGCGCAGCGATTTGCGCGCCCGCTTCGTCCAGACCAGCAAGTACTTCGAGCTGCCGCAGAAGCGCGGCGAGCAAGGCGGCCTGTTCGCCATCTTCGTCGATCCCGACAAGTGCAAGGGATGCGGGGAGTGCGTCGTGGCCTGCGGCTCGCACGACGCCCTGCGCATGTCACCCAAGCAGGACCTCGCGATCGAGTCCTACGATCTGGCGATGGACCTCTACCACGCGCTGCCGGAGACGCCCGCACGCTTGCTCAACGAGAAGGCGCTGGGCGACATGATGCTGGCCTCGCGCGCGCTGCTCTACGCCGGCGGCGCGGGTTCCTGCATGGGATGCGGCGAAGCCACGGCTCTGCGGCTGATGCTGGCCGCCACGGGTTTCGTGTACGGAGCGGACCAGATCGGCATCGTGGCGGCCACCGGCTGCAACACGGTGTACGGCTCCACCTACCCGTTCAATCCGTTCGCCGTTCCCTGGACCAACTCGTTGTTTGAGAACGCTCCCGCAGACGCCATGGGCGTCCGCCTGCGCTGGGACCAGGAAGGTCATCACAAGCGTCGCTTGTGGGTAGTGGGCGGGGATGGCGCCATGTTCGATATCGGATTGCAATCCCTCTCGCGCATGCTGAGCTCCGGCATGGACATCAAGGTGCTGGTGCTCGACACCCAGGTCTACTCCAACACCGGCGGGCAGACTTCGACGGCGACCTTCACCAGCCAGGACGCCAAGATGGCGGCCGTGGGCAAAGCACAGCCGGGCAAGCGGGAGCGTCGCAAGGAACTGGCGCAGGTGTTGCTGGCGCATCCCAACGTGTTCGTCGCCCAGAGTACGCCCGCCCACTTGAATCATTTCTACAAAGCGGTGATGGCGGCGAACGAGTTTCCCGGTCCGGCCGTGGTGATTGCCTACGCCACCTGCCAGCCGGAGCACGGTGTGCCGGACGATCAGGCTATGACCCACGCCAAGATGGCGGTGGAATCGCGTGCCTTCCCGCTGCTGATGCATGACCCGCGCAGTGGCGAGCGCATTCGCGAGCGGTTAAGCCTGCGCGGCAATCCGGCCATGAAGGAAGACTGGCCCACGGACCCCAAGACGGATCAGCCGTTCAACTTTGTGAGTTTCGCGCGTACCGAGGGCCGCTTTGCGCGTCACTTCGACGCCGAAGGCCGGCCCGATGAACAACTTTTACTGGCGCAGCAGGACCGGCTGGAGAACTGGCGTCGGCTGCAAGAGATGGCCGGGCTGCGCTGA
- a CDS encoding universal stress protein gives MQVLDSKTQIALKNILFATDFSTCSEKALHYATALARRYGSKLHVTHVMLPEAFLMAPPEGYVLGPPRAPVSYDRVREQAEADMAALAQSPLLGGIPYATVLGEGEVSAVLWKVMQERDIDLIVLGTHGRKGFERLILGSVAEYVFRTSPCPVLTIGPKVCSEPEKALTLKRILFATDLSSAGDQVVPYAVSLAQEFQAHLTLLHVEPNGKSFSFDRHMAEAAARQRLQEMVPQCGTELWCKPLVAFGDPAEKIVEQALEQGADLIVMGARHTAFTGVATHMGGGTAHKVLLEAPCPVLTIRH, from the coding sequence ATGCAAGTCCTCGATTCCAAGACGCAGATTGCACTCAAGAACATTCTGTTTGCCACTGATTTTTCCACCTGCTCGGAGAAGGCGCTGCACTACGCCACCGCGCTGGCGCGGCGCTACGGCTCCAAGCTGCACGTCACCCATGTCATGCTGCCGGAAGCCTTCCTGATGGCGCCGCCGGAGGGCTACGTCCTGGGTCCGCCGCGGGCTCCCGTTTCCTACGACCGGGTTCGCGAACAGGCGGAAGCCGACATGGCCGCGCTGGCGCAGTCACCGCTGCTGGGCGGCATCCCCTACGCAACCGTCCTGGGTGAAGGCGAAGTCTCGGCCGTGCTCTGGAAGGTGATGCAGGAGCGGGATATCGACCTCATCGTTCTGGGTACACACGGACGGAAGGGATTCGAGCGCCTGATCCTGGGCTCGGTGGCGGAATACGTGTTCCGTACTTCACCCTGCCCGGTTTTGACCATCGGCCCGAAGGTGTGCAGTGAACCAGAGAAGGCGCTCACGCTAAAGCGCATCCTGTTCGCCACCGACCTCTCAAGCGCAGGGGACCAGGTAGTTCCCTACGCCGTTTCCCTGGCGCAGGAATTCCAGGCGCACCTCACGCTGCTGCATGTGGAGCCCAACGGCAAGAGCTTCTCCTTCGACCGCCACATGGCCGAAGCAGCAGCCCGGCAGCGCCTGCAGGAGATGGTCCCGCAGTGCGGTACCGAACTGTGGTGCAAGCCGCTGGTGGCATTCGGCGACCCCGCGGAAAAGATCGTGGAGCAGGCGCTGGAGCAGGGCGCGGACCTCATTGTGATGGGTGCGCGCCACACGGCGTTCACGGGTGTGGCCACGCACATGGGCGGCGGCACAGCGCACAAGGTGTTGCTGGAAGCTCCCTGCCCGGTGCTGACTATCAGGCATTGA
- a CDS encoding ribonuclease HI family protein has protein sequence MSNLVAYVDGGSHGNPGPSGIGVVIEGSAEGTIRIARWIGRQDNNVAEYMALLEALQLAVNLKARTLRVYSDSEVVVRQMRGEYACLSSRLYSLNWTCRKLARFLDFSIAHVPREHNAEANHLALSAVRAQSQ, from the coding sequence ATGTCCAATCTCGTCGCCTACGTGGACGGAGGTTCGCACGGGAATCCCGGGCCCTCGGGTATTGGGGTAGTGATCGAAGGTTCAGCCGAAGGCACGATCCGCATCGCCCGCTGGATCGGCCGCCAGGACAACAACGTCGCCGAGTACATGGCCCTGCTGGAAGCCTTGCAACTCGCCGTCAACCTTAAGGCCCGGACGCTCCGTGTCTATTCCGACTCAGAAGTCGTGGTCCGGCAGATGCGGGGAGAATACGCGTGCCTGAGCTCACGGCTCTATTCCCTGAACTGGACATGCCGCAAGCTGGCTCGCTTCCTGGATTTCTCTATCGCGCACGTGCCCCGCGAGCACAACGCCGAGGCCAACCACCTGGCGCTCTCCGCCGTGCGCGCACAGTCACAATAG
- a CDS encoding acyl-CoA thioester hydrolase/BAAT C-terminal domain-containing protein yields the protein MDTGNRAQPIPSRVVRVPAGRALLESNLNLPPDAAGIVLFVHGSGSSRYSPRNRYVAEFLNRARLATLLLDLLTPEEEAVDQYSAELRFDIPMLSRRVVEAIEWTLRHPETRWLRVGCFGASTGAAAALVAAAELPEAVQAVVSRGGRPDLAGPALDHVRTPTLLIVGSADPEVLELNRQAMARLKGVKELKVVPRATHLFEEPGALETVAGMARDWFLQHLAGAGRQAA from the coding sequence ATGGACACCGGCAACCGAGCGCAGCCGATTCCGAGCCGCGTCGTGCGCGTTCCGGCGGGGCGCGCGCTCCTCGAAAGCAATCTGAACCTTCCCCCGGACGCCGCCGGCATCGTGCTGTTCGTGCACGGCAGTGGCAGCAGCCGCTACAGCCCTCGCAACCGCTACGTCGCGGAGTTCCTCAACCGGGCCCGGCTGGCAACCCTGCTCTTGGACCTGCTGACGCCGGAAGAGGAAGCGGTGGACCAATATTCCGCAGAATTGCGCTTCGATATTCCTATGCTCTCGCGGCGCGTAGTCGAGGCCATCGAGTGGACCCTGCGGCATCCGGAAACGCGCTGGCTGCGGGTGGGCTGCTTTGGCGCCAGCACGGGAGCGGCGGCCGCATTGGTGGCGGCGGCGGAGTTGCCCGAAGCGGTGCAAGCCGTGGTGTCGCGCGGCGGCCGTCCCGACCTTGCCGGCCCAGCGCTGGACCATGTCCGAACTCCCACCTTGCTGATCGTTGGAAGCGCCGATCCAGAGGTGCTCGAACTGAATCGTCAGGCCATGGCGCGGCTCAAGGGGGTGAAGGAACTCAAGGTGGTTCCGCGCGCAACCCACCTCTTTGAGGAGCCCGGCGCTCTTGAGACCGTGGCCGGGATGGCGCGCGACTGGTTCTTGCAGCACCTGGCTGGCGCCGGCCGCCAGGCCGCCTGA
- a CDS encoding DUF5335 family protein — MNAVKETSTGPTGSETLTREVPRQEWPAFFQMFSRQHQAWLVTVELFGREIGAQVEVQDRPLGGITAELRRDRGDSIVLSFGTIPSDLTHIVRRPTRVWLKQTISGADQALEIECESGPTTLVRFRSPMLLETVDDFLAWGQ, encoded by the coding sequence ATGAACGCCGTGAAGGAAACCTCTACGGGGCCCACGGGGTCGGAGACGCTGACCCGCGAGGTGCCGCGTCAGGAGTGGCCAGCCTTTTTCCAAATGTTCAGCCGTCAGCACCAGGCATGGCTGGTGACGGTGGAGTTGTTCGGGCGGGAGATCGGAGCACAGGTCGAAGTACAAGACCGCCCCTTGGGCGGCATCACTGCCGAATTGCGCCGGGACAGGGGCGACTCGATCGTGCTCTCGTTCGGCACCATTCCCAGCGACTTGACGCACATCGTCCGCCGTCCCACGCGGGTGTGGCTGAAGCAGACCATCAGCGGCGCCGATCAGGCCCTGGAGATCGAATGTGAGAGCGGGCCTACTACACTGGTTCGCTTTCGGTCGCCGATGCTGCTGGAAACGGTGGACGACTTCCTGGCCTGGGGACAATGA
- a CDS encoding SRPBCC family protein, with protein sequence MSPRGYSLLLGGLGLGAGLMYLFDPDRGRRRRAHLRDRAAGVVHDAEQAAGKTARDLAHRGQGLLAQARSCFEHEAAVEPDVLERRVRSEIGRVVSHPGSIDVTCYDGSVVLMGLILEKELHPLLDAVRKVKGVKCTTDWLCEVPTAEHISALQGGVPRTGRRFELVQENWSPATRLLAGVAGGLLASWGAPRRDLAGLASTTAGVALLARAWTNADLRRLIGVGRHAAPIALQKTLRIDAPVADLFEFWRNPENYPRVFAHVREVKKVGENLYRWSVAGPAGTQVGWEGTITRTVPNELLEFRSVAGSLIENAGVVRLDPNYDGSTRLHIRMFYQPPAGLVGHWIAELFGADPKSALDEDLARLKSLFERGKTRAHGETVTRQDFPTPLKKAVGAGPMDLIAST encoded by the coding sequence ATGAGCCCGCGAGGATACTCGCTCTTGCTGGGCGGGCTGGGCCTGGGAGCGGGCTTGATGTACCTCTTCGACCCGGACCGCGGGCGCCGGCGCCGGGCGCACCTTCGTGACCGCGCCGCTGGCGTCGTTCACGATGCAGAGCAGGCCGCAGGCAAGACGGCGCGCGACCTGGCGCATCGTGGCCAGGGGCTGCTGGCTCAGGCACGCTCTTGCTTCGAGCACGAGGCAGCGGTGGAGCCAGACGTGCTCGAGCGGCGCGTCCGCAGCGAGATCGGGCGCGTAGTCTCACATCCCGGGTCGATCGACGTCACCTGCTACGACGGCAGCGTGGTGCTCATGGGCCTGATTCTGGAGAAAGAGCTCCATCCGCTATTGGACGCCGTGCGCAAGGTCAAGGGGGTAAAGTGCACCACCGACTGGCTTTGCGAAGTGCCGACCGCGGAACACATCTCGGCACTGCAGGGAGGAGTGCCGCGGACGGGCCGCCGCTTCGAGCTCGTGCAAGAGAACTGGTCACCGGCCACGCGCTTGCTGGCGGGCGTTGCGGGCGGCCTGCTTGCCTCTTGGGGCGCGCCACGCCGCGATCTTGCAGGCCTGGCGAGCACGACTGCAGGCGTAGCTCTGCTGGCGCGCGCCTGGACGAACGCCGATCTCCGCCGGCTGATCGGCGTCGGCCGCCATGCCGCGCCCATTGCGCTGCAAAAAACCCTGCGCATTGATGCGCCGGTAGCCGATCTGTTCGAGTTCTGGCGAAACCCGGAGAACTACCCACGGGTGTTCGCGCATGTGCGCGAAGTCAAGAAGGTGGGTGAGAACCTGTACCGCTGGAGCGTTGCCGGACCGGCTGGCACCCAAGTCGGCTGGGAGGGGACGATCACCCGCACGGTGCCCAATGAACTGCTGGAGTTCCGCAGCGTGGCCGGATCGCTGATTGAAAATGCCGGAGTGGTGCGCCTGGATCCCAACTATGACGGCAGCACGCGCCTGCACATCCGCATGTTCTACCAGCCGCCCGCCGGTCTGGTGGGCCATTGGATCGCCGAACTGTTCGGAGCCGATCCCAAGAGCGCGCTGGACGAGGATCTGGCGCGCCTGAAGTCGCTGTTTGAGCGCGGCAAGACGCGCGCGCACGGAGAGACCGTCACCCGGCAGGATTTTCCAACGCCGCTCAAGAAGGCAGTGGGAGCAGGCCCCATGGATCTGATAGCCAGCACCTAG